One window of Pyrus communis chromosome 12, drPyrComm1.1, whole genome shotgun sequence genomic DNA carries:
- the LOC137711567 gene encoding pentatricopeptide repeat-containing protein At5g61370, mitochondrial-like — protein MRSVFLSKWQRFLLQNAVSSQKSQCFSCFYYSTMLPASSPPELQELCTIVSSAIGGLDDLESSLNEFSASLTSLLVTQVIDSCKSEAPTRRLLRFFSWCHKNLGYGLQDKDYNYGIRVFAEKKDHTAMNIVLSDLVKAGRVMEAQTFGLVTEALVKLGKEDEALGMFKNLDKYKCPQDGVTVTAIVNALCAQGHAKRAEGVVLHHRDKIAGIEPCIYKSLLYGWSVQENVKEARRIIKEMKSIGIMPDLFCYNTFLRGLCERNLKLNPSGLVPEALNVMIEMRSYRISPNSISYNILLSCLGRTRRVKESCNILETMKKTGCSPDCISYYLVVRVLYLSGRFGKGNKMVDEMLEQGLQPNCKFYNDLIGVLVGKERPHFAVELLQKMKASALGGYGSVYDVLIPKFCRGGDFEKGRELWDEAVAMGVTLRCSSNLLDPSITEVFKPTRNKEKLRLIECANAKAEEKVRRRTGKTKQTKKKKKILRRMLKKKKKSAAT, from the coding sequence ATGCGTTCTGTATTTCTATCGAAATGGCAGAGGTTTTTGCTGCAAAATGCAGTCAGTAGTCAGAAATCTCAATGCTTTTCGTGTTTTTACTACTCTACCATGTTGCCTGCGTCTTCACCACCCGAGCTGCAGGAGCTGTGTACCATTGTTTCGAGTGCAATTGGCGGTCTGGATGATTTGGAATCGAGTCTAAATGAGTTTTCGGCTTCCTTAACATCGTTGCTTGTGACCCAAGTAATCGATTCTTGCAAAAGCGAAGCACCCACTAGAAGGTTGCTCAGGTTCTTCTCCTGGTGTCATAAGAATTTGGGTTATGGTTTGCAAGACAAGGACTATAACTATGGCATTCGGGTTTTCGCGGAGAAGAAGGACCACACGGCAATGAACATTGTACTCTCTGATCTTGTGAAGGCGGGCCGGGTGATGGAAGCTCAAACGTTTGGTCTTGTCACTGAGGCATTGGTCAAGTTGGGGAAGGAAGATGAGGCGTTGGGTATGTTTAAGAACTTGGACAAGTACAAGTGCCCTCAAGACGGTGTTACAGTCACTGCCATTGTCAATGCACTTTGCGCTCAAGGGCATGCTAAAAGAGCAGAAGGGGTTGTTTTGCACCACAGGGATAAGATTGCCGGTATAGAGCCTTGTATTTACAAGAGTCTTTTGTATGGATGGTCTGTGCAGGAGAATGTGAAGGAAGCAAGAAGAATCATCAAAGAAATGAAGTCGATTGGGATTATGCCAGACTTGTTTTGCTACAACACATTCCTTCGGGGCCTTTGCGAGAGAAACCTTAAGCTCAATCCATCTGGACTTGTTCCTGAAGCTTTAAATGTGATGATTGAGATGAGGTCTTATAGAATTTCTCCCAATTCCATTAGTTACAATATATTGCTTTCTTGTTTGGGAAGAACGAGAAGAGTCAAGGAATCTTGTAACATTCTTGAGACTATGAAGAAGACGGGTTGCTCTCCAGATTGCATTAGCTATTACCTTGTGGTAAGAGTGTTGTATTTGTCCGGAAGATTTGGTAAAGGAAATAAGATGGTGGACGAGATGCTTGAACAGGGCCTGCAACCGAATTGTAAGTTCTACAATGACTTGATTGGTGTACTTGTTGGCAAGGAGAGACCACATTTTGCTGTGGAGCTGCTTCAAAAGATGAAGGCAAGCGCATTAGGAGGTTATGGGTCGGTTTATGATGTGCTGATTCCCAAGTTTTGTAGGGGAGGGGACTTTGAAAAGGGTAGAGAGCTCTGGGATGAAGCCGTGGCTATGGGCGTCACTCTTCGCTGCTCGAGCAATTTGTTGGACCCCTCGATCACTGAGGTTTTCAAGCCAACAAGGAATAAGGAAAAACTCCGCCTTATAGAATGCGCCAATGCAAAGGCTGAAGAGAAAGTTAGAAGGAGGACGGGAAAGACAAagcagacgaagaagaagaagaagattctaAGGAGGAtgctgaagaagaaaaagaaatctgCAGCAACTTAA